CAGATTTCTGTGTGGCCTGTTGGTCTCAACTCTGTACTGAATCGTTTACTGCGTGCGCGCGCAGCCGCTCGATGAGAAGGATTTGGAAAGGAAGCTGAAGAAGGAACACAAGGTACTTGTTCTAATTGCGCTCCGTGCTGAATATTCACGACGGAGGAGGAGAATACTCTAGTCGAGTTTCTTCCTGTTTTACCCACGGTTCAAGCGTGTTCTTTCACAGGCCaaagagaaggaggagaagaagctcaGGGCGAAGCAGAAGGAGGCAGCTAGGCTCCAGGTAGGGGCTGGCGACGCTGACTCCTGATTTACCCTCTTTTGCAATCAGTTTTCGCTGCTCGATTCAGAGGAGAGGTTCTGTCTGACTGATGTGATTGTCGACTCTAGGCCCAAGCAGCATCTGATGGAGCTAGGCGAAGtgagaagaagcagaagaagaaaGGTGCCATCGATGAGAATCCCGAGGATTTCGTTGACCCGGATACTCCTACTGGACAGAAGAAGCTGCTTGCTTCTCAGATGGCCAAACAATATAGCCCGTCTGCTGTCGAGAAATCGTATGCTGCCTTTCTCGCTTCAGTGAATCATGCCGTTAGTTTCCTGAAACAAAACGAATCAGGCCATTTCATGGTCATAAATTTCTCACTGGACTATATATTTTCCTTCTCTTATTGACATGCAGATGGTATACTTGGTGGGAATCATCACAGTATTTTGAAGCAGACGCGGCAAGCTCAAAGCCACCGTTCGTGATAGTAAGTCCCTCATAACCCCAAGGGTACATGATTATATTCAGAATAAGCATTTGCTCACCATCACCATGTGAACCGTTCTTAATCTGGTTTCACGCAGTAAATTTTATTTAGGAAATGTACAAATGAGTATTGATTAATCCCTGCAAAAAACAGTATTGATTAAGCATGGCTCTTCTTAATTATCATCTCAGCAGTACACAAGAATGACAAGAACTAAATGCCTATTCGCAGGTCTTGCCACCCCCAAATGTAACTGGGGCCCTTCACATAGGCCATGCAATTACAGTGGCTATTGAGGTAGTGATTATTTATGTTCATGCCCTTCTGTTCGTACCTATCAAGTAATTAAGTATTTGTGTTCATGCTCTTTTGTTTCTTCGTGTTGCCAACAATGCAGGATGCTATGATTCGCTGGAGGAGGATGTCAGGCTATAATGCTTTGTGGGTTCCTGGAATGGACCATGCTGGCATAGGTACACAGGTATGTTATGCTTCAAGTTGGCTGAGAAGTGATAAATTTTAATGCATAGAACATGTATACTATTACTAGATCCCAAGGCAACAGAATCTATCTTCTGCAAGAGTTACATTTTTGCTGTTGCTAGCAGCCTGATATTATTAGCCTGAGTTCAGACTGACATGTACTCAAATATTATATTGGTTATTATTGATAGTTATCTGATCGATCCTTTGTTACTATGTTTTACAGTAGCAAATTTCATCTAACAAAATTGTTCCCTCCATGTCAGGTGGTGGTGGAAAGGAAGCTCATGCGTGAGAGAAAGCTGTCAAGGCATGATCTAGGGCGTGAGAAATTTCTATCTGAGGTAAGCACTTGATTTCTGACCCATTCATATTGTCTCAACAGAATGAGCTCGTGTTTGTTATGTTAACAGAGTAAATAATCATAGTGATTTTTGGTTTTCTCAAGTTTGGTGGTCAACTCTGTCTTTTGTTCAATTCAAGGGGAAGTTATCTATATACCAGTAAAAAAACTGAAATTTTGTGTCATGAGGCTACAAATGGTAGCTCACTGCCAATGAGAGGCCAAAACCTTACAGTGCCATGAAATGAATTGCCTCGTTAACTTAATTAATTGAGACGATTTTTTGTTCAGTGTCATCCCATACTTTTGTATGCTGGTTAATTGATTTTCACATTTCCTCATTTCATGTTCCAATAATCATTTTGGCAGGTCAACAACTGGAAAGATCAGTATGGTGGCACAATATTGAGACAATTACGTACCCTTGGAGCCTCGCTTGATTGGTCACGTGAAGTAAAGTTCTTTCCTGATGCCTCCATTCATATAGCTAAGGAAAGCAACATTTATGTCTGAACAATGTTTTTTTTCTAACTCTTCAATTCCCTGTTTGTTTTCAGTGTTTTACAATGGATTCACAGAGATCAAAAGCTGTAACAGAAGCTTTTGTCAAGCTCTACAAGGAAGGTTTAATATATAGGTTAGTTTTCCATAATAGAGTGTGACGTCATTCTTGGTATCATGGATCTGTTGACCTAGTGTTTATTTGGTACCCTCTCATCTTACTTTATCACCTCTTGTATGATCTATCAATATACAGGGATATCCGGATTGGGCACTGGGATTGCACACTTTGTACAGCAGTTTCTGATATTGAGGTGCATGAAACATGCAATTTGGCACTATGCTGAACTGTTTATTTTCTTGCATGTGTATAAGAATGCAGGATTATATCTTACATTTCAATCACTGTTTTTCAGGTTGACTATTTGGAACTTAAGGAAGAGACTCTGTTAGTGGTCCCTGGTTATAAGAACCCAGTTCAGTTTGGTGTTTTGATATCTTTTGCCTATCCTCTGGAAGAAGGGTTGGGTGAAATTATCGTTGCAACAACAAGAATAGAAACAATGTTTGGTGATACCGCTATAGCTGTTCATTCTCAGGACGAAAGATATAAGCATTTGCATGGAAAATATGCCATCCATCCGTTTAATGGCAGAAAACTTGAAATAATTTGTGACGATGAGTTAGTGAAAACCAATTTTGGTACTGGTGCTGTAAAGGTAGGTATGCTCACCTGAAGAGGTGGTTTTGAAATCCTGATCCATAGTTCAGTATTTGCACTAATTTAGTTCAGCAATCAGCGCTCACTCTTATATATATTTCTGTTTCACTGCTGTCTGTATGCAGATCACACCAGCTCATGATACTGAGGACTTCAAAGCTGGGAAACGGCATAACCTTGACTTTATCAATATTTTCACTGACGATGGGAACATAAATGAAAATGGAGGTTCACAATTTGAAGGAATGCCACGTTTCACTGCTCGAGCTGCTGTTATTGATGCACTGAAGGCAAAGGTAGTATTTTTAATATTCAGTTTTTACCTTTTCTCCATCCAATTGATTCTGTGGTGTTCATgcaatgtgcaatcaactttattGCTTATTTTTGATGATATGGAAAGTTGTATTAATGAATCCTTATAAtgcgataaaacttctcattacaaAAAGCTATGGTAGTTGCATGTTTGTTGCTTATCTTTCAATACTATGGAAAAGGTCTATCAATGTTTTGTCATAATGCGATGAAAACTTCTCATTAGAAAAAAGCTAgcatgtttctcaaaaaaaaagctAGTATGATAGTTGAATACTGTTAACTTACGTTCTGAAACATCGAGAGTAATACTGATATGATTTGGTTTCCACAAAGTTCGGCAATTTTTTACACTAAATTTAATTGTGCATGTATGAGCAACAATTTCTATTGACAAGCCATTTCACAGTGTGAAAACATTACATTAACAATTTTCATCCTTagaaatataataccttggtttgCATACTATGTGTGATATATACATAGCTGGCTCTGTTCAAGCTTGTAGCGTGCCTCAGCTTTGTTTTTGAGCTGGCATTTCCATAATATATCAGTCCTTCATGCTACATAAGATACCTATGTGAAGATGATTGGTTACATTGTTACTTAAGTCCAAAGTTTAACCTTTTGACCTGGTTATTTACTTTTCTTTGTTGCTCATCCTTTTCtgtaatgtactccctccgttccgaaTTATAAGATGTTTTGAATAATTTAATGTGGACTACATACGGACTGAAATGAGTGGACATACACACTGAAATACGTCTAGATACATGCGATTCAGGAAAAAGTTAGAACATCTTATAATCTGGAACAGACTGATATTGTATTAATAATTGCCAAACTATAATCAATTTGTACTTGTCGATGAAGGGTCTATACAGAGGCATGAAAAATAACGAGATGAAATTGGGCCGCTGTTCAAGAACTAATGATATCGTGGAGCCAATGATCAAGCCCCAATGGTTTGTTAATTGTAATACAATGGCAAAGGCAGCTCTTGATGCTGTGAAATCCAAAGAGATCGAGATCATTCCACCACAATATGAGCAAGACTGGTACAGGTACATCCTATTTATTGTACTTTAGGCATGTACACTTTAGGTCATTTTACACTAACGATTTCTACAAAATGAGTAGACGAATAATCTATCCACCAATACTATTCTGAGCGTTGCAGATGGCTTGAAAACATTCGCGATTGGTGTATTTCGAGGCAACTTTGGTGGGGACACCGTGTACCTGCTTGGTATGTAACATTAGAAGATGACGAAGAGAAAGACATGGGTTCATACATTGACCACTGGATAATCGCAAGGAATGAAAATGATGCAATACTGGAGGCAGAAGAGAGGTACCCAGGGAAGAAATATCAGTTAGATCAAGATCCTGATGTGTTGGATACGTGGTTTTCATCAAGCCTTTTCCCATTATCCATATTTGGTTGGCCAGATGATACAGCTGACCTTAGTACTTTCTATCCTACTTCTGTTCTTGAAACTGGATTGGACATCCTCTTCTTTTGGGTAGCAAGGATGGTGATGTTGGGAATACTATTGGGTGGTGATGTGCCATTTCAAAAGGTAATATGAAGGTTACAGTTTTATTAGATAGTTCAGGCTCCAATTTATGGAATTGCAGCTACGCCAAATTGTTGTCAATATCTATTATGTCGCATCATCCATTTGCAAGCAGAAAATTTCATCAAATATGATAACATAGCATTGACATAAATAAAGACATCTAGGTTCCTAGTCCAATTATAGCAACTTTAGTCACACTGAAAGTGAAGCACACCAATTCTTCAGCGAGTTCTCACTGGAAACTTCATCCAAACTTGGTGAATCATGATGCT
This Lolium perenne isolate Kyuss_39 chromosome 1, Kyuss_2.0, whole genome shotgun sequence DNA region includes the following protein-coding sequences:
- the LOC127305570 gene encoding valine--tRNA ligase, mitochondrial 1, which codes for MEQPLDEKDLERKLKKEHKAKEKEEKKLRAKQKEAARLQAQAASDGARRSEKKQKKKGAIDENPEDFVDPDTPTGQKKLLASQMAKQYSPSAVEKSWYTWWESSQYFEADAASSKPPFVIVLPPPNVTGALHIGHAITVAIEDAMIRWRRMSGYNALWVPGMDHAGIGTQVVVERKLMRERKLSRHDLGREKFLSEVNNWKDQYGGTILRQLRTLGASLDWSRECFTMDSQRSKAVTEAFVKLYKEGLIYRDIRIGHWDCTLCTAVSDIEVDYLELKEETLLVVPGYKNPVQFGVLISFAYPLEEGLGEIIVATTRIETMFGDTAIAVHSQDERYKHLHGKYAIHPFNGRKLEIICDDELVKTNFGTGAVKITPAHDTEDFKAGKRHNLDFINIFTDDGNINENGGSQFEGMPRFTARAAVIDALKAKGLYRGMKNNEMKLGRCSRTNDIVEPMIKPQWFVNCNTMAKAALDAVKSKEIEIIPPQYEQDWYRWLENIRDWCISRQLWWGHRVPAWYVTLEDDEEKDMGSYIDHWIIARNENDAILEAEERYPGKKYQLDQDPDVLDTWFSSSLFPLSIFGWPDDTADLSTFYPTSVLETGLDILFFWVARMVMLGILLGGDVPFQKIYLHPIIRDAHGRKMSKSLGNVIDPIDVINGITLEGLQKKLEQGNLDPDELEKAKEGMKKDFPDGIPECGTDALRFALISYTSQSDKINLDIKRVHGYRQWCNKLWNAIRFAMIKLGDQYTPPTTIVLDSMPPVCRWILSVLNKSVGKTVSSLEAYKFSEATSSIYSWWQYQLCDVFIEAIKPYFNESQEFEAARGTSRDTLWLCLNTGLRLLHPFMPYVTEELWQRLPQPKEACRKDSIMISEYPSAVQEWENDQVENEMEIVLDAVSKLRSLRPPTDIHERRPSFVLCRNLEIAATVQCYQAQIATLASVSSLKILTEDDPSPPGCATNIVNKDLAVYLQLQGALNTEAEHEKLRKKRQEVQKQHDTLSQKMNASGYREKAPQSKQDDDMKKLASLLEELEIISEAESKLDANN